A stretch of the Sulfurimonas sp. HSL-1656 genome encodes the following:
- a CDS encoding dipeptide epimerase, whose amino-acid sequence MTIADARIYRGSLPLATPFVTALRRVDDVVFVVLELHTDNGYIAYGSAPATKAVTGETLESIEASLRHHILPVLLGRPFVFETLLHAVTTALPGNSSAKAAADMALYSLAAQEQNLPLYRYLGAKEPVPVTTAVTVSLGAPDAMRTKAAELLRNGYDILKVKVGGRDGLDAQRVRAIAEALPDAQLLVDANQAWDLRESLDFIEQCSDLPLALIEQPVPAADLEALRQITERSPFPILADEAVFDAEDARRVLGKGAANLINIKLMKCGGLAGALAILDVCRVHGVQCMLGSMLEGPVSITAALHLAAAHPDRFAWVDLDSPLLYRTLPADLPFTVEGNRYVL is encoded by the coding sequence ATGACCATTGCCGACGCCAGGATTTACCGCGGATCGCTCCCTCTGGCCACCCCCTTTGTCACGGCCCTGCGGCGCGTCGATGACGTCGTCTTTGTCGTCCTTGAACTGCATACAGACAACGGTTATATCGCCTACGGCAGCGCCCCCGCGACCAAGGCGGTCACCGGCGAAACGCTCGAAAGCATCGAAGCATCCCTGCGGCACCATATCCTGCCCGTTCTGCTCGGCCGTCCTTTTGTATTCGAAACACTGCTTCATGCTGTCACCACCGCCCTGCCGGGCAACAGCAGTGCCAAAGCCGCGGCCGACATGGCGCTCTACTCCCTGGCTGCCCAGGAACAAAACCTCCCGCTCTACCGCTACCTCGGTGCAAAAGAGCCCGTTCCCGTCACTACGGCCGTGACCGTCAGCCTCGGGGCACCGGACGCCATGCGGACCAAAGCCGCCGAGCTGTTGCGCAACGGGTACGACATTCTCAAGGTCAAGGTCGGCGGCAGGGACGGGTTGGACGCGCAGCGCGTCAGGGCGATCGCCGAGGCCCTCCCCGACGCACAGCTGCTCGTCGACGCCAACCAGGCCTGGGATCTCCGCGAGAGCCTCGACTTTATCGAACAATGCAGCGATCTGCCCCTCGCCCTGATCGAGCAGCCCGTGCCCGCAGCCGATCTCGAAGCCCTCCGCCAGATCACGGAACGTTCCCCTTTCCCGATCCTGGCCGACGAAGCGGTCTTCGATGCCGAAGACGCCCGGCGCGTGCTCGGCAAGGGTGCCGCAAACCTCATCAATATCAAGCTGATGAAGTGCGGCGGGCTCGCCGGCGCCCTGGCGATCCTTGACGTCTGCCGGGTTCACGGCGTACAGTGCATGCTCGGCTCCATGCTCGAAGGCCCCGTCTCCATCACTGCCGCCCTGCACCTCGCCGCCGCCCACCCCGACCGTTTCGCCTGGGTCGATCTCGACAGCCCCCTGCTCTACCGTACCCTCCCAGCCGACCTCCCTTTTACCGTCGAGGGGAACCGCTATGTGCTATAG
- a CDS encoding GIY-YIG nuclease family protein, whose product MCYSVYIVRCSDGTYYTGIAVDTERRLHEHNHSQKAARYTRARRPVVLVYTELHPDRSSAQKREYAIKQMTRDAKEALIKCD is encoded by the coding sequence ATGTGCTATAGCGTCTACATCGTCCGCTGCAGCGACGGGACCTACTATACGGGTATCGCCGTCGATACGGAAAGGCGCCTCCATGAGCACAACCACTCCCAGAAAGCTGCCCGTTATACCCGCGCCCGGCGCCCGGTCGTCCTCGTCTATACGGAACTGCATCCCGACCGCAGCAGCGCCCAAAAACGCGAATACGCCATCAAACAGATGACGCGGGACGCCAAAGAGGCCCTGATCAAATGCGACTAG
- a CDS encoding pyrroline-5-carboxylate reductase: MKKTITFIGNGNMATSMAKTLKNNYLIEVVGRNLENLDTFEAAVGTDVTKHLLNDFDITGKTILLCVKPANIAEVGTKLQGKAEALYSVLAGTKVETLKSHIAAAGTVRAMPNLAATVGRSMTTLTGDRHLEAEAVSLFNAIGTTLWLGSEKELDIATALAGSGPAYLALIAEALADGAVKQGLRRDDAMTVMRGLFGGFGELIQNEHPALLKDGVMSPGGTTAAGYSALEASGVRHGCIDAIEKAYKITQKS; the protein is encoded by the coding sequence ATGAAAAAGACCATCACCTTCATCGGCAACGGCAATATGGCCACCTCCATGGCGAAGACCCTCAAAAACAACTATCTCATCGAAGTCGTCGGGCGGAACCTGGAAAACCTCGACACCTTCGAAGCTGCCGTCGGCACCGACGTCACCAAGCATCTGCTCAACGACTTCGACATCACCGGCAAGACCATTCTGCTGTGCGTCAAACCGGCCAATATCGCCGAAGTCGGCACGAAACTGCAGGGAAAGGCGGAAGCCCTTTACTCCGTCCTTGCCGGGACGAAAGTCGAAACCCTCAAAAGCCATATCGCCGCAGCAGGAACCGTCCGTGCGATGCCGAACCTTGCCGCAACGGTCGGCCGTTCCATGACAACGCTCACCGGCGACCGCCACCTCGAGGCCGAGGCGGTCTCCCTGTTTAACGCCATCGGTACGACACTCTGGCTCGGCAGCGAAAAAGAGCTCGACATCGCCACGGCGCTTGCGGGCAGCGGCCCCGCCTACCTCGCCCTCATTGCCGAAGCCCTCGCCGACGGCGCCGTCAAGCAGGGGCTCAGACGTGACGATGCCATGACCGTGATGCGCGGCCTCTTCGGCGGGTTCGGCGAACTGATTCAAAACGAACACCCCGCTCTTCTCAAAGACGGCGTCATGAGTCCCGGCGGGACAACGGCGGCGGGATACAGCGCCCTGGAAGCGTCCGGGGTCCGCCACGGATGCATCGATGCCATCGAAAAAGCTTACAAAATAACACAAAAAAGTTAG